The following is a genomic window from Neofelis nebulosa isolate mNeoNeb1 chromosome 12, mNeoNeb1.pri, whole genome shotgun sequence.
CTTTGGCCCGTGCCGTGGGCATCGCTAGGCAGTCCCCGAAGAGCACCTGAAGCAGCGGACCCTTTCAGAATTACGGGTGTCGCCCCAAGTGGCTTGACTCGGCATCCCTCCAACTCCTGGCTCAGCCCTCAGAccgagggtggggagggggcccgcGGACTGAcggcgggtggggaggggcccGCAGGGAGGGCCCTCCAGTGGGTCACCGCTCCTGTCCGCACTTGCACCAAGGAGAGCGGTGCCCCCATCAAGCAGCGCAAGTGACCCCAGGATGACCGTGATGTCTGGCCCCGCATTTAGGACGCGTCCCCAGGGGCCCAGCCACCTCCTGCCTCACTCGGCTTGTCTGTACAGACGGCCCCGGTCCTTCCGTTACCCGAAGGAGCACCGGCGTTTGAACAgaccctgcccccgcccccatttGCTTCACCTCccgggagccccccacccccggctggaccggggaggaagggaggccccGCGGCTCATCGCACTTGCCCAGGGAGCCTGtccagggcggggaggggcctcCCGAGCCTGCAGCCCTGCCCCACGTCCCGCAGCTTTGGGCCTGGCCTCACCCTGACCTCCCAAGAGGCCTCCTTTCCTGGGGgacctctccctcccttcatGTCCTTGTCCCCACGAGGGGGAAGGCAGGTGCCCTCCACCCGCCTGAGGAACGGCTCGGGTCAggggaggcctgggggtggggctgggggacacCAGCCCGAggctcacctccctccctccccagggcgcCCATCCTCTGGGTGGAAAGAAAGATGACTCTGTGGGCGATTCAGGTGAGTGGGGGGCATGGCTCCGGGTGGGCCCTGCTCTCCCCCCGTCCCACTCAGACTGCGCCCCTCCTAGGTCATCGTGGCCATAATAAGCTTCCTGGAGACGATGCTCCTCATTTACCTCAGCTACAAAgtgagtcccccccacccccgcctggccTGACCCTCCCCTCTGACCCCCCAGCCCGTCCCCTGACCTCCTGGCTTGcctttctccccccctccccgcccccccacggcCCCCAGGGCAACATCTGGGAGCAGATCTTCCGAGTCTCGTTCGTCCTGGAGATGATCAACACGCTGCCCTTCATCGTCACGGTGGGTGAGCGGCCGGCCGAGGAGGGGgacgccccggccccggccccctgACCCGGCTCCTTCACAGATATTCTGGGCACCCCTGCGGAACCTGTTCATCCCCGTGTTTCTGAACTGTTGGCTGGCCAAGCACGCTCTGGAGAACATGATCGTGAGCTCCCGTCCCCCGGTGCCGCGTCCCCCCCGGGAAGTCCCCGgccggagggaggaggggtgaaCGTGCGCGCGGGGCGAGAGACCAGGCCCGCGTGACCCGGGCCCCTGGACGGACCCTCCGCTGAGCGTCAGGCCCACGTCCCTTTCCGGGGCTGTCCGTGGGGAGCCTGACGCGGAGGCgggagggggcgcggggccgggggATGGGACCCGCTCACCCGCCTGCACCCGTGCCGCCGGAAGGGCCGGGCGCCGCCCCTGACAGCCCTTGTCCCGCAGAACGACTTCCACCGCGCCATCCTGCGGACCCAGTCGGCCATGTTCAACCAGGTCCTCATCCTGTTCTGCACCCTGCTGTGTTTGGTCTTCACGGGGTGAGTGTGCCCCCAGGAGCCCCGCCGCCCTCTCCCCCATCGGGCCGCAGCTCAGGAGGGCCCCGCGGTGGCAAGGGGCCcaaggacgggggtgggggggtggggggggtggggggacggccCGGAGCCCACAGCCCCGGGTGGGCTCGGGTCCCGCTCCTCTGGGACCCAGGGAGACCTAGGTCTGGCTTCCGGGTCTGCACCTCGGAAGGCTGGGCACCGGCCCGAGCCCCGTGGGGACCCTTTGGCACAAGGTCCAGCTGAGAACGAGGTCTGGGAACGGCCAGGGTgaagagtgggggggagggggtgtccccTTTCGTGCCCGGCTCCCGCCGGGGGTCCTGGGGTACCGGCCCTGCCCGCTGCTGGTGAAGGCGGCCACCACGTCCCGTTGCCCCGGCAGGGATGTGGGGCGGGCACCAAGGCCGGGGAAGGAGCGAGGAGGAGCCACGtgcttcctgcctcccctcccgcACGCCTGCCCGCACCACGCAGACCTCAGCAGAGGGGGACAGGCAGCCACGGGGTCCAAAGCTCAGCCTGCTTTCCTCCCGGCAGCCAGTGTGTCCTCCCATCCCCCTGGGGGAGGGTCTCCCCACGCTGTGTGCCATGGGCCCCCTAGGCCCTGCCGTCAGCAGCTCCGGGCGTGGGGCGAGGACTTGGGGTCGCAGGTGCGGGAAGCGGggccgtcgggctctgtgccccgTAGGGGGCTGTCCGGCCTCCTGCCCGACCCCCTGGGTGAGGATGAGGCTCCAGGCGGGGCGCAGGCCCACCCCGCCGACCCCCAGGCCCACGCTCCACCAGTGTGGGTCCACATCCGCTCAGGGCATGTTGCCCAGGGGCCTCGAAACAGCCACGGGTTGGAAAGGGAATATCCAGGGGGAGATCCGAGGGGCTGGGCTGTGCCCACTCTGGCAGACCGGGATGGGAAGTCCCCGGAGCCGTCGCCCGCCCCAGGTGTCCCAGGCCCCTCCCACAGCCCAGCGATGCCCGGACTTCCAGGACCTGCGGCATCCAGCACCTGGAGCGCGCAGGGGACAACCTGTCCCTCCTCACGGCTTTCTACTTCTGCATCGTCACCTTCTCCACCGTGGGCTACGGTGACGTGACGCCCAAGATCTGGCCGTCCCAGCTGCTGGTGGTCATCATGATCTGTGTGGCCCTCGTGGTGCTCCCGCTGCAGgtgagcccccagcccccacacagGCCGCCTCCGCCCAGCCCGGAAGCGGGCAGAGCCGGAGGCCCGAGACCCGAGGCCTCACGGCAGGGCGAGGAGCCAGGGGTGGCGTTCTCGCCAGGGAACCACAGGCCGCTGGTGCCACGCCTGCCCCCTCGGCCGCTCCTCCGGGGCCGGGGACAGATGCTCAGGACCCCGGATGCCCCCTGGTTATTCGGGAAGAGACGGAGCGCCCGTTCCCTCCCCGCGTGCTTCCCTTTAAGCCCGCTCGCTAGTTAGCACCGTGGGAGAAGCGTGGAGATGGCCACACGCCCGCTAAGCCTCCCTCCCAGGAGGCAGCAGCGGGGTCCCTGACGGTGCCACAGACTGGGCCTTGGAACGACAGAAATGTGCTCTCTCCCGGTCCGGAGCCTGAGTCCGAGGCGTCCGCGGGGCCAGCCCATCCTGGAGGCCCCGGGGGCGGCCCCCTGCACCCTCCCAGCTTCCGGGGCTGCTGGCCCTGGGCCCCCCTGGCTTTTGGCTGCGTCCCTCCCGTCTGTGCCCCGTCTTCACGTGCCTTCTCCCCGTGGGTCCCTCCGTGTCCTCTTTTGAGGACACCGGACAGTGGACAAGGGCCCACCCTGATCCTGTCTGACCTTGTCTCAACTAAGCACATCTGCAAAGACCGTTTCCAGATGAGGTCCCAGTGGGAGGTTCCGAGGGGACAGAGTCTCAGGGACGCAATGGGATCGGCTACGGTGAGGCCACGGAGCCCCCACCTCAGCTGGGGGGCACGTCGCCGGGCCTCCTTACAGATGCCCAGGCCCAGAGCCCGTAGCACAGCTGTGGTTGGTGAGGTTGGAGCCGAGCGCCTGTGTCAGAGTCCCCGTCCTGCGCAgggggcccccccaccccgggcccggCGCCTCCAGCTGCGGAGCCAGGCCTGTGCTTCAGGGTCACGGGGCCTGGTCGCCGCAACCTAGCAGGTGCTCCCTAAATGCGGTGAGCTGCTGGCACGTGGCCCGGCACAGGCGAGCACCAGACGGGGTCCTCTGCTCTGTTAAATACACGAATGGCCTCGATGCTGGGGTGGAAACGGCCGGGGACCCTCAGGGTCTGGCCGTCACCTGCACCTGAGTCAGGCTGCAGGGGGCGCCCCGGGCAGGCCAGCACCCCGGGGGCTCCGCGGGGATCCCGTCCCGTCGCCGTGACGCTTTTATCTGTCCTTTTCCTAATTTAAAAGGACTCCCGACGCTCCAGGCAAACATCCGGGAAGCGTGGGCTGGGCGGGTGGCATCCCCAGACCTGCGCTCAGCCCTGACACGGGCTCGTAACCACTCGTCCTGAAGGTACCCTTTCCATGTGCCCGCTTCCGGCTCCGGCTGCCACTTCCCCAGGGCGCCCTCGCGTTTCTCTGAGAGGGAGCTCGTCGTCAGCTCCGTGTCCGGGGTGCGGACTTCGGCACCGGATAACAGTCGCTCGGCCTCCTGGGCCGGGCGCCGGGGTGTCCGTTTCGCCCCCGCGTGGCCCCCCCCACGTGGCCCGGGGCGCTGGCGGCCGGGGGAGGTCCACGTGTGTGCCCCCGGGCCCCCTGagccccaggcgccccgctgtcCCCCGCTGTCCCCCGCAGTTCGAGGAGCTGGTGTACCTGTGGATGGAGCGGCAGAAGTCGGGGGGCAACTACAGCCGCCACCGGGCCCGGACGGAGAAGCACGTGATTCTGTGCGTCAGCTCCCTCAAGATCGACCTGCTCATGGACTTCCTGAACGAGTTCTACGCGCACCCCCGGCTCCAGGTGAGCCCCCCCGGGTGCCGTGCGCCTCGGCTCCCCCCGTCGGCCCCCGCGTCACACAGGCCGGCACGGGCAGGTCGGGGGGTGCCGAGCGGCGGCAGAGGTGAGTCCGCACGGGGACTGACGCGGCCCGGCCTGCAGGACTATTACGTGGTCATCCTGTGCCCGACCGAGATGGACATCCAGGTCCGCAGGGTCCTGCAGATCCCCCTGTGGTCCCAGCGGGTCATCTACCTCCAGGGCTCCGCCCTCAAGGACCAGGACCTCATGCGAGCCAAGTGAGCGCCGACGGGGGGTGAGGGTGTGGCGCTGAGGGTGGGAGGGCACGGATGCCGCCGTGGGGCGTCAGGGCGGGCAGCGGCCCCGGCCCCCTGCCCGCCACTCACCCGGCCAGACGGGCCCCTTGCTGACCTCACCTCGGGCACCTGGCCACACCCACCTCACCTGtcagtctcccccccccccacccccaccccacccccgccccggggaTGCTCTCAGGTTCCAGCGTGGCTCCACGTGGAGCTGGGGTGGGAAGACGGGCTGGGGGCCAGTTTTCTTTGAAAGACAAGCTGACTGAGTTAAGGAGCCGATGTCCTTACGTGGAACTTTCTAGAATGTGCCGGCGCGCACCCcgggaaaccccccccccccaccgccaccacaTTGTCATTCCAGaagcctctcctcctcctttgtgATGGAATGTGGGTGGTAGCCCGAGGGGAAGCAGGAGTGCCCACCTCCCGAGCCCTGGGCCCCACTATCTCACCTATAAAATTTCAGAAGGGAATCCAGCATGGAGGCGGCAGTGGCCAGGGGCCCGGCCTGTGGCCCGGGACCCAGCTGCAGGccgaggggctgggagaggcagaggacaAGCCGGGGCGGGTGGGGTgcagggtggagggggggtgAGGGTGCAGGCCTCCCCACCCTGGGGGGACCGAGCTGCAGCCAGAGGCTCTCCAGGTGAGAGGGGGACCAGAACAGGTCAGCCGGGTGCCCAGACCGTGGGAGGGACAGGCCAGCAGGTGGGCACGTCGTCACCAGCGAccgccccagccccgccctgGCGTGACGGGGTCACCGCGGCTGGTCAGTGCCCCGACACCGGCTCGGAAGCACAGAGTGAGGTGGGGTCTCGACGGGGCCCCCCCCCTTCCAGCTTGCGCCCTGAGCCCCCGACGGCCGAGATGGGAGCGTGGACGGGTCCGGGCAGCGCTCAGACCCGGTGCTTTGCAGGATGGACAACGGGGAGGCCTGTTTCATCCTCAGTAGCCGCAACGAGGTGGATCGCACAGCAGCGGTGAGCGCTGCAGGgggtcccccttcccccccccccccgccagagacaccccctcccccccggccagagacccccctccccccccgccagagacccccctccccccccgccagagaccctcccctcccccccgccagagaccctcccctccccccgccagagaccctcccctcccccccgccagagacccccctcccccccgccagagacccccctccccccccgccagagaccctcccctcccccccgccagagacccccctcccccccgccgccagagaccctcccctcccccgcccgccagagacccccctccccccgcgagacccccctccccccctgccagagaccctcccctcccccccgccagagaccctcccctccccccccgccagagacccctcccccccgccagagacccccctcccccccgccagagacccccctcccccccgccagagaccctcccctccccccgcccatcagcactgaccccccccccgccagagaccctcccctccccccgcccgtcAGCACTGACCCCCCCCGCCagagaccctcccctcctcctgcccgtCAGCACTGACcccgcacaccccccccccccgccagagacCCTTCCCTCCTCCCGCCCGTCAGCACtgaccccgccccccccgccagagaccctcccctcctcccgcccgtcagcactgacccccccccccccccccgccgccagaGACCCTCCTCTCCTCCCGCCCGTCAGCACTgaccccgcacccccccccccctccccgccccaggacCACCAGACCATCCTGCGCGCCTGGGCCGTGAAGGACTTCGCACCCAACTGCCCCCTCTACGTCCAGATCCTCAAGCCCGAGAACAAGTTTCACGTCAAATTTGCAGGTACGTTGGGGGCCGCGGGTGTGCACCCAGCTGAGTGTGCACCTTGAGGGCCGGGGCCGTAAGCGGGGGCTGGAGCGTGCGGAGGCGTGGCAGGAGGCACAGCTGAGTGTCCTCGCCCCGGCGTGGGGGGCAGTGGAGCCCATGTAAGTCTAGCCGTTTGAGGGGACAGTCCTGCACCCGGGGCCCGGGATCAGCGTGGGCAGGAGCCCAGGGCTGGTGCATCTGATAAGCATCTCTGGGGCGTGCTCCAGCCAGGGGTGCCAGGGGGCAGGTGGGCGGGCCCCCGAGCTGGGCTCCGGAGCACAGGTGAGCGGGTGCCACCAGCCCCGGAGTTCTCACCACGCTGGGAGTCGAGCACGGAGGTGCTGGGGCAGACGAGGTCGGGGAGGCGGGAGCTCCAGGGGGGGCGCTGGGCGGTGGGCCGCCTGCTGTGGGCCCAGTGGGGCCTGGGCGGTGACCCGGCCCCTCCTGCCGCAGACCACGTGGTGTGTGAGGAAGAGTGTAAGTACGCCATGCTGGCCCTCAACTGCATCTGTCCGGCCACGTCCACACTCATCACCCTGCTGGTGCACACGTCCCGCGGCCAGTGagtgctggggaaggggagacGCGGGAGGGGCGCCCAGGGAGGGTCAGAGCAGCCAAGAGGGGGGGGCCGGAGTGGGGAGCCACCAGGGGTCTGCTGGGAGTTGCAGGCAGGGACCAGGGTGGGGGTGCCCAGAGAGCCCTGGGTCGAGGGCACAGTGACAAGGGCAGGTGGGGcttggtttgggggagaaagtaCATTTGGTTCCCCACCGCtgggccgggggggtggggggcgggcagcatcgggggccgggggccgcccGGGGACAGAAGCCAGGCTGGGGGCCCCCAGGGCGGGTCCTCCCTGGAGGCTCGGCcatgcggggggcgggggggagggggtcaggggtcAAAGCGGTGACTCCGGCTGCCCGCCCCAGGGAAGGCCAGGAGTCCCCAGAGCAGTGGCAGCGAATGTACGGACGGTGCTCGGGCAACGAGGTATACCACGTGTGCATGGCGGAGAGCAAGTTCTTCCGGGAGTACGAGGGCAAGAGCTTCACCTACGCCGCCTTCCACGCGCACAAGAAGTACGGCCGggcaggcgggcgggcggggggcccTGGGCCGGGGACCGTCCCCCTGGGCTCTCCTCTCTGAGGCCGCTGGGGGCGCGGGCGCTGCCCCCTCCAGCCGCCCGCGCCCCCACCCAGGTACGGCGTGTGCCTCATCGGGCTGAAGCGCGAGGACAAGAGCATCCTGCTCAACCCGGGGCCCCGGCACACGCTGGCCGCCTCCGACACCTGCTTCTACATCAACATCACCAAGGAGGAGAACTCGGCCTTCATCTTCAagcaggaggagaagcagaagaagaagggCTTCTCGGGGCAGGGCCTGTACGAAGGGTCCGGCCGCCTGCCCGTGCACAGCATCGTCGCCTCCATGGGTGAGGCCGGGCGTGGGCGGGCGGGCTCGCTCGCGCGCGGGGCCCGACCGACTCCGGGCCCGGGGCCCCCGGGAGCCTCTGTCCGCCTCTGAGCCGGGAACCAGCCGCCCCCaggagggcctggggaggggcccgCCGGCCAAGCTCAGCCGCTCTGTTCCAGGGACCGTGGCCATGGACCTCCAGAACACGGAGTGCCGGCCGGCgcagggcggcgggggcggcaAGCTGACGCTGCCCGCGGAGAACGGCTCGGGCAGCCGGCGGCCCAGCATCGCGCCCGTCCTGGAGCTGGCCGACAGCTCGGCCCTGCTGCCCTGCGAGCTGCTGAGTGACCCATCGGAGGACGAGATGACGCCATCGGAGGACGAGGGGCTGTCCGTCGCGGAGTGAGTGCCGTGCACCCGCACAGCCGCTCTcgacgggagggggagggggaatgggcgtGGCCTGTGGAAGTCGCGGgtagggaccccccccccccccccccccccgggtgcgGCACCGGCCAGGCCTGGACGCCCCTGGCCCTTCCTGAGCCCTCCGCCTGCCCTGGGTTGGGGCCCAGGTCTTCCCGCTGCCCCAGCGTGTCCTCGGGGCTCCTCAGCCATTTGGCCTCGGGGCGGCGCGCTGACTGTTGCCATGGCCGGGTGCCTGCGCTCCTGCAGCGAGCCTGTGACCACAGAGGGAGCAGACGCGCCCTGGGGAGGGACCGGCTCTGAGATCCAGGGGAGTGCCCAGGGCTGCTGGAcactggggggcaggggtggggctggcctCTGAGGCCCTCCCTCCCCGGCACTGCTGGGGGCCGGCCCGGGCCGGCCGTGGCCGGGTGGCCGCCCCCGGGTTGGTGTGAGCCGGGCGCTGCTGGGGAGACTGGTCCAGCGCTGCGCAGCCAGCGGAGAGGGGCCGGGGGCCGGCGTCTGCCCGCTCGCTCGCTAGGGTGCTGGGGGCTTCGGGGAGGGAGGACCGGCCATCAGAGCCCCTCAGGGCTTTACCCGTGGTTTCGGGGCCTGGTGTAACTCGTACGTGTGTCCGTGTGCGTGTTGAGCGGCTCCTGGCCTCGGACCCCAGGGAAAGGACCGTGCCCTGTCACAGCTATCCTCCCACACGCAGGCCAGGGGCACGGACGGGTCCGCGGGGTTTGGCGCCTCCATGTGGCCGCCTGGGACGAGGCCCTGCTGTGCTCCGGGCCCCCGGCAGAGGGCTGGGAGGTCCCGTGGGGGGCGGGCTCAGGACCACCTCTTGCGGGTGGCCGGTGGCCGGGGGGGGGCATGCTGAGGGCTCCTGTCCTCCCCCAGGTACGTGAAGGGCTACCCCCCCAACTCGCCCTACATCGGCAGCTCGCCCACCCTGTGCCACCTTCTGCCTGTGAAGGCCCCTTTCTGCTGCCTGCGGCTGGACAAGGTGGGTCACCTCCCGCCACACTGTGTGACGTAATCACAAACCTACGGAAAAACTGCCAATGCAAGAGGGGACTCCTGGCCCTTTGCCCAGACTCCCCGTGTCTTGCCCTCGGTAAACGTGCTTCCGCTTTGGAGGAGTGATTTTCCCCGCCACCTGAGGGCAGGTGGAGCCCCCTTTCCACACCCCTGCGTGTCCCCGAGGGCGGGTGgaaccccctccccacacctgtgTGTCCCCAAGGGTGGGTGGAGCCCCACTGCCACACCCCTGTGTCTCCAAGGGGGTGGagcctcctcccctcacccctgtgtGTCCCCAAGGGGGTggagccccctcccctcacccctgtgtGTCCCCGAGGGCGGGTGGAgccccatcccctcacccctgcgTGTCCCCGAGGGCGGGTGgaaccccctccccacacctgtgTGTCCCCGAGGGCGGGTGGAGCCCCCTCGCCACACCCCTGTGTCCCCAAGGGGGGTggagccccctcccctcacccctgtgtGTCCCCGAGGGCAGGTGGAGACCCCTCCCCACCAAGGGCAGGTGGGGCCCCCTCACCACACCTGTGTGTCCCCGAGGGCGGGTGGAGCCCCCTCGCCACACCCCTGTGTCCCCAAGGGGGGTggagccccctcccctcacccctgtgtGTCCCCGAGGGCAGGTGGAGACCCCTCCCCACCAAGGGCAGGTGgaaccccctccccacacctgtgTGTCCCCGAGGGCGGGTGGAGCCCCCTCGCCACACCCCTGTGTCCCCAAGGGGGGTggagccccctcccctcacccctgtgtGTCCCCGAGGGCGGGTggagccccctcccctcacccctgtgtGTCCCCGAGGGCAGGTGGAGACCCCTCCCCACCAAGGGCAGGTGGGGCCCCCTCACCACACCCCTGCgtgttccctgagggcagggggaTCCCTCAGGTAATCTCAGCTCCCTCTCCCTACACTACACACACTCCTGCACACACATACCCCCGTGCACGCACACTACACGtatgtgcacactcacacacgtaCGCGCACACAGCACAGATCTCGTTTCTGCTAAGGGGCGGGTCCCCACaacacctccctcccttccctgacgTGACCGCCGCCCTCCCTGGCTCCAGCTCGCACTCTGCCGAGGGGACAGTCTCACGGCAGCCGCGTGGGGCAGACGGGCTTGACGGGCCGTGACAGGATGGGGCCGGTGGCTGTGGGCCATCCGGTGAGGGGGTCCCCGGGGGAGCCCGGCGTCACCGCAACGGCCCCTGTGTGCAGATGCGGGGTCAAGGGGTGGCGGGGCTAGGGGGCTCCCACACTTGCCGCCAACCGCAGGCCCCGTGGTCTGCTCACCCATGGGGGGGGCAGCCGAAGAGAAGCCCCCAGGCCACGGTCCTCCATCCTGAGGACCCTCCCCGTGTCCCCGCAGCTGGCCCTCTGGTTCCGGGTGAACCGGTGCTCACGGGCACGGTGACCGGGGGGGCCGGCGGCTCTATCTGCGGGGCTAACGctgggcccgcccccgccccccccctccccccccgccccgcagggCTGCAAGCACAACAGCTATGAGGACGCCAAGGCCTACGGCTTCAAGAACAAGCTGATCATCGTCTCTGCGGAGACGGCGGGCAACGGGCTGTACAACTTCATCGTGCCGCTGCGCGCCTACTACCGGTCGCGCAAGGAGCTCAACCCCATCGTGCTGCTGCTGGACAACAAGTGGGGCCCGGCccgctcccgccccccccccacccgcagatgccccgctcctcccctgccccgTCCCCAGGCCCTCCAGTCCTTGGTGGCACCTGACCTCCCTCCCTCGTGGAGTCCCCGGGAGGCctcgccccggccccggcccctgtGCCCGCAGAGCTCGGGGTCTGACCTGGGCGGGTCCCGCCCTCGGCCCGCGGTTTCCCCTTGGGTGAAATAAAGAGCAGCCCCGTTGTCTGATGTGCTGCGGCCCTGGGGGACCCCCAGGCAGGGCACGGGGGGCACACGGCCCAGCAGGACGGCAGCCCCaggacctgccccccccccccccaccaacaggCCCGACCACCACTTCCTGGAGGCCATATGCTGCTTCCCCATGGTCTACTACATGGAGGGCTCCGTGGACAAGTAAGGCGCCGCCTCCCTgcggagcccagagcccgaggggtgggggtggggggcgcccaTTTCTTAGCagaagcccctccccctccctcctccagagtCTCCTCCTACCCGGTGGTGGGGGGCCCAGGCGGTTGAAGACCACCGCCcgtggagggggaaggagggcacCCGAAGGGAGCTCCCGGGATCCCCGACCTGGCCctgagggaccccccccccccacgtggcctctccccacctccccctgcagCCTGGACAGCCTGCTGCAGTGCGGCATCATCTACGCGGACAACCTGGTGGT
Proteins encoded in this region:
- the KCNT1 gene encoding potassium channel subfamily T member 1 isoform X2, encoding MARAKLPRSPSEGKAGPGGAPAGASAPEEPHGLSPLLPARGGGSVGSDVGQRPHVEDFSLDSSLSQVQVEFYVNENTFKERLKLFFIKNQRSSLRIRLFNFSLKLLTCLLYIVRVLLDDPALGIGCWGCPKQNYTFNASSSEINWAPILWVERKMTLWAIQVIVAIISFLETMLLIYLSYKGNIWEQIFRVSFVLEMINTLPFIVTIFWAPLRNLFIPVFLNCWLAKHALENMINDFHRAILRTQSAMFNQVLILFCTLLCLVFTGTCGIQHLERAGDNLSLLTAFYFCIVTFSTVGYGDVTPKIWPSQLLVVIMICVALVVLPLQFEELVYLWMERQKSGGNYSRHRARTEKHVILCVSSLKIDLLMDFLNEFYAHPRLQDYYVVILCPTEMDIQVRRVLQIPLWSQRVIYLQGSALKDQDLMRAKMDNGEACFILSSRNEVDRTAADHQTILRAWAVKDFAPNCPLYVQILKPENKFHVKFADHVVCEEECKYAMLALNCICPATSTLITLLVHTSRGQEGQESPEQWQRMYGRCSGNEVYHVCMAESKFFREYEGKSFTYAAFHAHKKYGVCLIGLKREDKSILLNPGPRHTLAASDTCFYINITKEENSAFIFKQEEKQKKKGFSGQGLYEGSGRLPVHSIVASMGTVAMDLQNTECRPAQGGGGGKLTLPAENGSGSRRPSIAPVLELADSSALLPCELLSDPSEDEMTPSEDEGLSVAEYVKGYPPNSPYIGSSPTLCHLLPVKAPFCCLRLDKGCKHNSYEDAKAYGFKNKLIIVSAETAGNGLYNFIVPLRAYYRSRKELNPIVLLLDNKPDHHFLEAICCFPMVYYMEGSVDNLDSLLQCGIIYADNLVVVDKESTMSAEEDYMADAKTIVNVQTMFRLFPSLSITTELTHPSNMRFMQFRAKDSYSLALSKLEKRERENGSNLAFMFRLPFAAGRVFSISMLDTLLYQSFVKDYMISITRLLLGLDTTPGSGYLCAMKITEEDLWIRTYGRLFQKLCSSSAEIPIGIYRTECHVFSSSEPHDLRAQSQISVSVEDGPDTQDARGPWGARAGGGGGGTHGRHSVGGDPAEHPLLRRKSLPWARRLSRKGPKPAGKAAAAEWASQQRLSLYRRSERQELSELVKNRMKHLGLPTTGYEDVANLTASDVMNRVNLGYLQDQMNDQQNTLSYVLINPPPDTRLEPNDIVYLIRSDPLAHVASSPQSRESSVGNKLASWHPETRDETQL
- the KCNT1 gene encoding potassium channel subfamily T member 1 isoform X9, producing MSDLDTEVLPLPPRYRFRDLLLGDPSFQNDDRPHVEDFSLDSSLSQVQVEFYVNENTFKERLKLFFIKNQRSSLRIRLFNFSLKLLTCLLYIVRVLLDDPALGIGCWGCPKQNYTFNASSSEINWAPILWVERKMTLWAIQVIVAIISFLETMLLIYLSYKGNIWEQIFRVSFVLEMINTLPFIVTIFWAPLRNLFIPVFLNCWLAKHALENMINDFHRAILRTQSAMFNQVLILFCTLLCLVFTGTCGIQHLERAGDNLSLLTAFYFCIVTFSTVGYGDVTPKIWPSQLLVVIMICVALVVLPLQFEELVYLWMERQKSGGNYSRHRARTEKHVILCVSSLKIDLLMDFLNEFYAHPRLQDYYVVILCPTEMDIQVRRVLQIPLWSQRVIYLQGSALKDQDLMRAKMDNGEACFILSSRNEVDRTAADHQTILRAWAVKDFAPNCPLYVQILKPENKFHVKFADHVVCEEECKYAMLALNCICPATSTLITLLVHTSRGQEGQESPEQWQRMYGRCSGNEVYHVCMAESKFFREYEGKSFTYAAFHAHKKYGVCLIGLKREDKSILLNPGPRHTLAASDTCFYINITKEENSAFIFKQEEKQKKKGFSGQGLYEGSGRLPVHSIVASMGTVAMDLQNTECRPAQGGGGGKLTLPAENGSGSRRPSIAPVLELADSSALLPCELLSDPSEDEMTPSEDEGLSVAEYVKGYPPNSPYIGSSPTLCHLLPVKAPFCCLRLDKGCKHNSYEDAKAYGFKNKLIIVSAETAGNGLYNFIVPLRAYYRSRKELNPIVLLLDNKPDHHFLEAICCFPMVYYMEGSVDNLDSLLQCGIIYADNLVVVDKESTMSAEEDYMADAKTIVNVQTMFRLFPSLSITTELTHPSNMRFMQFRAKDSYSLALSKLEKRERENGSNLAFMFRLPFAAGRVFSISMLDTLLYQSFVKDYMISITRLLLGLDTTPGSGYLCAMKITEEDLWIRTYGRLFQKLCSSSAEIPIGIYRTECHVFSSSEPHDLRAQSQISVSVEDGPDTQDARGPWGARAGGGGGGTHGRHSVGGDPAEHPLLRRKSLPWARRLSRKGPKPAGKAAAAEWASQQRLSLYRRSERQELSELVKNRMKHLGLPTTGYEDVANLTASDVMNRVNLGYLQDQMNDQQNTLSYVLINPPPDTRLEPNDIVYLIRSDPLAHVASSPQSRESSVGNKLASWHPETRDETQL
- the KCNT1 gene encoding potassium channel subfamily T member 1 isoform X8, which produces MSDLDTEVLPLPPRYRFRDLLLGDPSFQNDDRVQVEFYVNENTFKERLKLFFIKNQRSSLRIRLFNFSLKLLTCLLYIVRVLLDDPALGIGCWGCPKQNYTFNASSSEINWAPILWVERKMTLWAIQVIVAIISFLETMLLIYLSYKGNIWEQIFRVSFVLEMINTLPFIVTIFWAPLRNLFIPVFLNCWLAKHALENMINDFHRAILRTQSAMFNQVLILFCTLLCLVFTGTCGIQHLERAGDNLSLLTAFYFCIVTFSTVGYGDVTPKIWPSQLLVVIMICVALVVLPLQFEELVYLWMERQKSGGNYSRHRARTEKHVILCVSSLKIDLLMDFLNEFYAHPRLQDYYVVILCPTEMDIQVRRVLQIPLWSQRVIYLQGSALKDQDLMRAKMDNGEACFILSSRNEVDRTAADHQTILRAWAVKDFAPNCPLYVQILKPENKFHVKFADHVVCEEECKYAMLALNCICPATSTLITLLVHTSRGQEGQESPEQWQRMYGRCSGNEVYHVCMAESKFFREYEGKSFTYAAFHAHKKYGVCLIGLKREDKSILLNPGPRHTLAASDTCFYINITKEENSAFIFKQEEKQKKKGFSGQGLYEGSGRLPVHSIVASMGTVAMDLQNTECRPAQGGGGGKLTLPAENGSGSRRPSIAPVLELADSSALLPCELLSDPSEDEMTPSEDEGLSVAEYVKGYPPNSPYIGSSPTLCHLLPVKAPFCCLRLDKGCKHNSYEDAKAYGFKNKLIIVSAETAGNGLYNFIVPLRAYYRSRKELNPIVLLLDNKPDHHFLEAICCFPMVYYMEGSVDNLDSLLQCGIIYADNLVVVDKESTMSAEEDYMADAKTIVNVQTMFRLFPSLSITTELTHPSNMRFMQFRAKDSYSLALSKLEKRERENGSNLAFMFRLPFAAGRVFSISMLDTLLYQSFVKDYMISITRLLLGLDTTPGSGYLCAMKITEEDLWIRTYGRLFQKLCSSSAEIPIGIYRTECHVFSSSEPHDLRAQSQISVSVEDGPDTQDARGPWGARAGGGGGGTHGRHSVGGDPAEHPLLRRKSLPWARRLSRKGPKPAGKAAAAEWASQQRLSLYRRSERQELSELVKNRMKHLGLPTTGYDQMNDQQNTLSYVLINPPPDTRLEPNDIVYLIRSDPLAHVASSPQSRESSVGNKLASWHPETRDETQL